In the Sorghum bicolor cultivar BTx623 chromosome 4, Sorghum_bicolor_NCBIv3, whole genome shotgun sequence genome, CCTTGGCGTTTGCTAGCAATTATCAAACGCTCCTTAAGGACGCCAATGTCCACTGCACAACTGCTCTAAAACATTGGTTGAAGACATGCCTGCCAAAACATTTCTAACGAAAACACGAAATTCCATAGGCTTAGGATATTAGCACCCCAAATAGATGCAAATAGCTCGCCCCGCACAAGATGCAAAAAGCACACAACATAGCCACCACACAGATACAATGCAAATAGCGTCCACATAATAGTAGCGAATTCACAGATATAATAGTAACAGTAGCGAATTGGACGCATACAGCAACATAGATATTGGAAAACTCCAATCCAATCTTCTCAGTTTTTCCAAAACATTTCACGTCATAATCCGAATCCATTCTTCCAACAGTTTTTTTCCAAAACAGTTTTTCCATAACCATCCATGACATAATCCATACTAGAACAAAAATAGGATAGTATTATATAGATGATAACCATCGACATGAGGTAAAGATGATAACAAGCAACATGAGGTAAAGAGGGCATGCCCGCCTAGCACTTAATCTCCTTCAGACCATGAGCAAAATAGAGGAATGTCGGGTCAGTGGCACCTTCCTTGTAGTAAGCGAACACTAGGCTTCCATCATCATGCATACTCTCACCAACAAAGCTATTACACAGAAAAGTATCACATTAGACAAAGTTGTATAAAAATCAGGGTGaaagccaaaaaaaatgttCACAGAATTATGCAAAGCAACATGAATTTAAGACCACAGCAAAATTAAGGTGCAGATTTCAATAAACCATTACATTGTGCATGTAAAATAGGTATTGAAACAGCACATAAACCATTACATTGTGCGTGTAAAATAGGTATTGAAACAGCACATAAACCATTACATTGTGCGTGTAAAATAGGTATTGAAACAGCACACCACAGtaacataaatataaataaaactaTAACAGATGCACGAAACAATTATGCATGGCAAATAAATAATCACAACGACAGACACATTTGTCCATGTGAACATTCAATGACCAAGACAAACAACATATGAATTTATTAACAAAAAGGAAATGAACAAGACAACACAGTTTTTTCATCTAAATTGACTAGCAGAAAAGATAGGATGGTAGTTCACATAGTATTTTACTAACATAAATAAACCAACAATAGATGAAATGTATTTTCAACAGATTATGACATGCATTATCTATAGATTTTTTAGTATATAACTTACAACTGAAGATCTTTGAGCTTGCTAAGAAGGAACTTGGTGGCACCCTCAATGCCCTTCTTGAATTCATCTGCCTTCTCTGGCTCCAGCTTGCCAGTGAGGTTCTTGATGTAGCGCTTAATGTTAGTCACAAATGTTTTCTTGTCAAATGTGGGTTGCTCCTGCAAACAGGAATACACAGATTAGTACAAAAAAAACTATGCACAGAGTAGACTGAAGAAAAAACAACTCCTGCCACATTTAGAGGGCAGCAACCTGGAGGCGGAAGGTGTCAACAATGTCAACAACCCTTTCAGTCTGGTCATCAACACCCTCATCTTCACCACCCTCGGCAGATGGATTGGCACCAATATCCACATCGACAGCTCCTTTGACGACCCACTGCAAGCATCGAGCGCcatgtaaataaaaaaaaaaaaaaaaaccaaaccaGCTCAACAACGTAATGAACTAAGCAAAACAGAGTATTAGAGCAGCACATATCATGAGTCATATATGTCTATACTTTACTAAGACAGGTTCATGTGCAAACTGATAATTGTCGGTGTTACCAAACATACAGAATACTCAAACTCAAGGCAGGTGCGCACATGAAAAATTAAGTGTTGGCAGCTGACTGCCAGTTACACAGTAAAGAAACACACAAAAAAATCCTAACAGTAGCACACATCAATCTGAACCAGGAACAAACTACATGACGTGCCACATAATTTGGTCATGCAAGAAAAGCAGAAAATAACACCAGGAATAAACTAGATGGTGTGCCACATAATTTGCTCCTACAAGAAAACCACAAAATCACTATAAATTACAACTGAGGGCAGCACAAGCAGTACATCCAGATGCATGGAGGACTCCCCCTAAACACACAGTACATCAAGACTGATGGATGGCCGCCTACTCCCATACTAAGCACACAGTACACAGGCTAGAATACATAAATTCTCTAATAAGCACACACGTTCGGTTCGGATGAAGGAATCAAATACTAGAATTCATCAACCAATTCTCTAACAAGTGCACGGCGTTTGGATAAACGAATCATACCTTGCCCTCGACCTCCCAGAGGACGCCGTCAAAGATCTCCTTATACTGGAAGGAGTCGGAGAGGAGCTCGTCGCCTGCAAGACATTAGACACAGCAACTCAAACTCAGCAGCAgacccaaaaataaaaaaagccaAGGCAAATAAACCGATCTAGATCGGCCACGACTAGACCCCGACGGCGAACGAGATCCGCCACCCAGTTGCCAATCGGGAGCCAGAGCCAAGCGAAAccagacaaagagagagaaaaaaaaacaaatcggGTGAAATTCACACGAACACTTACCAGAGAGCAGATCCTGGTAGACCAACATGGCGCCGGCGGCTCTCGGAACCCTAGCTCGCTCGCAAGTGGGTGGAGGAGATGAGGCTCTCGGAGGCGCGGCAGCGTTGCGAGGGTTTGCGGGCGGAGGCGGCCGCGGCGCATTTATGGTCCCGGAGAAACATCCGGGCCGCGGTGTCAGCCGTCCGATCCGCGGCCCCGACGGCCCAGATGCTCGATCTGGCATTCTGGCCGCTTTTTGGGAAAAGAGTCCCTTTCCTCCGGGGTAATTCGGGAGGAGGAGTCCCTTTTTCCATTTCCCGTGGGGACGGGTCGGGCGAGGCTGGGCCGTCTGATCAGGGTATCTGCGCCGGATATTCCCGCGTGGACGGCTGGGATGTGCAcgtgcgccgccgccgtgggGTCAGCGTTGGTGGCACGCAACCATCGATCGGGATTTCTTTGGGAAAAGCCCCTGCCGGAACGGAATCAGGCGTGCGCTGGCTGGCTGGCCTCCGCCGCGTCTCGTGCTGCTGCCGACCAGCCGATGACCACGAGAAAAAAGGATTTCTGTTTCGGCACCCAGCAAAAATGGATTGCTGTGCCATAAGAAGGATAGctatactaaggccttgtttagtttgggaaaaattttggatttcgctactgtagcatttttgtttgtttgtggtaaatattatctaatcatagactaactaggatcaaaagattcgtctcgcgatttacaggtaaactgcgtaattattttttgttttcgtctatatttaatgcttcatgcatgtgccgtaagattcgatgtgacgggaaatcttgaaaaattttgggaactaaacaaggcctaagagcaactccaagagagttTATAAAAATAGATGGCTAAATTTAAGATTTAGCCAActtctaaaataaaaaattatgaaaaaaacaaaaatctcCAACAGTCTTTCTATACGGCAAATCATATGGCTAGCGGGACATGCAAGCTATATTTACCATGCGAGAACTCCGGGATAGatgacttgctattttagcaaaccaaatACAATAGCTGTTGGACTCTCTTTTCTCTACCAAAATAGCCAAATATAGAATACATAACATGAATAGTtcttctcttggagttgctctaattcGGTATACTTAAAATACACCTTTGGTACAAAATTAACAATCTCACAAGGATGAAATATCAGTAACTttctatttaggccttgtttagatgcacccaaaaacccaaaactttggccttgtttagtttgcaaaatcttttgtttttttgctactgtagcatttcgtttttatttgacaaacattgtccaattacggagtaactaggctcaaaagattcatctcacaaattacaggtaaactgtgtagttaatttttattttcgcctatatttaatacttcatgcatgcgaccaaagattcgatgtgacggggaatcttgaaaatttttgcgaactaaacaaggcctttataagattccccatcacatcgaatcttgtggcacatgcatggaatattaaatatagataaaaataaaaactaattacacagtttgtctgtaaatcgtgagacgaatcttttaaccctagttactccatgattggacaatgtttgtcaaataaaaacgaaagtgttacagtgtcaaaatccaaaaagtttttgaatctaaacaagcccttactAGTGGATCTCATCTTTTATGAAATCAATTTCTTTTTTGAATAAAAATTTTGGGAGCTCGGCATGTCTGGAAGCACAGGAGAACGTTCTTTTGTTGATATTATTACCAGTATTCGATACTgggttattcatagcattactaTACCTTCCCTATTCGCCCGTGCCGCATCCCTGTCCATTGCTTTGTTTGAGTGGTAAGTCATGGCTGTCGGgtgatttattgtaagagaaaaacaccgTTGAATGACTGGtagatttggctgataagctcaaacgaacaaaGCTTAAACATAAACCCCGTTCTATGGATCTCTTTAGAACACAAGATTATAGGAGTAATAATATAAACATAGGAGTATGTCTTATAACATCTTGAGTCTTGTAATAACTTGTGTCCTAACATCTTGATAAATCATGTAATAACTTGAGAAAACACCGAGAACTTGCAAGATTAAACAAGGAAAAACACAATATACTTTGATAAGTGAGAGTACCACAAAAGAATTTTTCATGAGATTTAACCTCCTTGTAAATTTTCTCCAAAATTCCTACGAAACAAGCTAGGCTATCTTCTAAATGGTTTGTTTTCATTTTTCCTATGGGATAGGATCTCAATCCTCTAGAATTTCACCAATTTTTCATTGTTTCAAAGGGGGCGAAAAGACAAAGGCTAAAGTCATGTTTGTATGGTCTGTAGTagtatttttaaaaaataatccaTAGATACAGACATTATTGCATAGAAGATAAAAACATGCATCCTCAATAACCCTTTGAGAAAAGCATCTAGGAATTTCTTTGCAACTAGAGTTGTCTTTAACTCTTGGGATAGGATCTTAGCATTCAAAGAGTAAAGTTGTGGGTTGATTTTTGTTGCTAAGCTTTGTAAGTACTCTGTCTAGAAGGACTATACTAAAACGTAGGTTAAGGGGCGCACTCTCCTAGCACTTGATCTCGCTCGGATGTGatgagaagagaagaagaagtttggaTTGTGGCACCATCCTTAGTAGGCGAAGACCAGCCTTCCATTATGATGCATTCAAACAACTTATCTTccttttgttgttgtttatcCCATCTTCCTTCTTTTTCCCAATACTACCCTGTAATTATGTAAGATAGCCTTTAATTTAGATCCGTTTTtcgataaaaatatatatattgtccAGATCtctcacaaaattatttagtTCCTTGTCgtcttctatatttttttttgggaTTAGCTTGTACATTCTACTATCAATTTGTAGCTCAACTTTTTTGCCCTAAAATATCAATGAATTCATCACAAATGCTACTATTTGTCTATTGGAGCCACTAGTGCCTCAACAAGCCTCTAGCAAAACATTCACATATATCATCATGCCAACACTTCTCGGCGCATCAAgcctttctaaaaaaaaattatagaacCATCATCGGTAACGTGCTCGCTACCACACTTTTGATAACCATATGATGCGATCACATTTATTTTTACTTGTGATCAAAGTTGAACGGTGTCTGTTGCTCTGTTGTGAGGCTCTCACGTATCGAGAAATCGATGAACAAATTACATATGAGATATAAAAAGCTATTGTCTAACCCTCTCACAAATTGTGCTAAAGCTTTTGTTGTAGATCCCTATATATATTCATGGTCTGGTTAAGAAGGCTCCATTTTTCAGTGTATATGATATAgttaagactatctccaacaatcatccccaaaatacaagacccaatgggtctcgaggagagaggatatctaaatttgggttatgcctctcctgatacttAAAATGGGACtttgtatgggtactctgttggaggttataggtattgtgttggagacctatTTTATTTTAGGTTTGGATTCCCAAATAAGTGTCGTGGAGACAGTCTAAGAAGGTTTCACTTTTTAGTCGAGAGATACCAACACATATCAAGTTGGTCTACTGCCTGGGGACTATGCATACACGAAGCCGTTGCTTCATCGTGATGGTGGAGCGTGACGCTTGAGTCATGTCCACCGCCACGACGTCCGCCGTCGGCCACGATTCCAGCTTCCGAAACCATCCTCAGAAAACTCCAGCTCCCGAACCACCGTGCCGCTTAGTTGTTTAGTTTTGCTTGAGTGCTTCTCCAATAGACTACTTAGCTTATCCCATCCATAATACCAAAAATATAAGAGATTATTATtgatagagggggtgaatatatATCCTAATATCTAAAAGTTTCAAGTAGTTTTGCTCAAAATATACTCCCATCTCCCTTAAATATAATGTTGGAGATTCACCTCTTCTATCAATTTTAAATGTGTTGATAATGTGTTGGataagaaagagaaaaaggcTATATACTATTAATATAGAAGATCACTTATATAAACTTATTATAGGAGATTGATGACAGGTAATTTGTTGGAGACGCTCTAGCATGCTCTTCCGTTCTGCCTGTGAAGAAAAATTCTACATAAATAGTCGTTGTAAATATTATTGGCCTTTTTCTTTTATAACCCATCTCATGTTTATTTTCTGACAAGAAGTCAAGAAAGACGTTGTGAGCTAGATctatgtatggtgatgatgatgcgaGCATGCTTCCATGGAGTGGTGCTTCACCAATCATCACGGCGGTGAACTCCAGCGCCTCCCCCCAATATGTCcagtgcggcggcggcgccatgccaTCCACCTCCGAGGCTCCGACTACCACCCTCAATGTCCATGTGGAGCTAGCTAATGCCTAGCGATGATGCGTGCACGGAGCGGCAGCTTCATGACAGTGGTGAAGTCGAGCTCTTCCGCCATGTCCACCGCCGCGCCGTCCACCGGCGGGCGCCACTCCAGGTCCCGCACCATCCTCGCCACGAAGTACTCAGCATGGTGGATGCCGAGCGAGTAGCCGGGGCACATGCGCCGCCCGGCGCCGAAAGGCATCATCTTGATCTCCCGACTGCCAGTGATGTCGACGTCGCAGCCCTCCCCGCCATCCACGAACCGGTCTGGCCGGAACTCCCTTGCCGCTGTCCACACCGTCTCGTCGCGCCCGATCTCCGCCACCAGGAAGTTCACCTCCGCGCCCCTGGGCACCTTGTAGCCGCCGACGTCCGCGCCGTCGTCGCCCCGCACGCCGTGCGGGAGCACGAAGTGGCCCGGCGGGTGCAGGCGCAGGCCCTCCAGCACCACGGCCTTAAGGTACGGCGCCATCGCCTGGACCTGGACGTCGTCGCCATTAGACGACCTCACCACCTCGTCGTGCACCTTGGCCTGCACATCCGGGTGGTTCACTAGCTCAGCCATAATCCATTCCACCAGCGTCACCGTCGTGTCCGTGCCGCCGTTGAGGAACTCGGAGCAGAGGCTGACCATCTCAGCGTCCGTGAGCGGACGGTCACCGGCCTCCTCGGGCACTCGCAGCGCGCGGAGCGAGTCCGCGTAGCACGGCGGGTCATCGTTCCCACGCGTGGCGTGGATGAGAGGGACGAACACCTCGTCCTGCCTCCGCCGCACTGCGACGTAGGCCTCCCACCGGCTGCGGAAGATCCGCTTGGTCACCGCGGGGAAGAAGGCGAAGACGGGGAAGGCAGTGAGCGAGAGGAGCGCCTGGTGCTGCAGCCCCTCGATCTCGTCGAGCGCCTCCTGGCCCAGCCGCGCGCCGAAGCACATGTAGACGAGCAGCTCGAACATGGCACGGCGGAGGAACGGCCGCAACGTGACGGCGCGGCCGGCGTCGTCGTCTCCACCGGCAGCGCCAGCGTCGCATAGCCTGTCGACGAGGCCGTCGCACGCCCACCGCCTGGCCGGAGCGAAGAGGGCGACACGGGCGGGCTGCAGCGCCTCGGCCGCGAGGTTGCGGCGCACGAGGCGCCAGTAGGCGCCGTAGGGTGAGGAGCTGACGTCGTGTCCGCCGGTGGTGAAGAGGCTGTTCGGGTCGACGGGCGGCGGGCGGTCCGCGAAGGTGGCGCCGCCCTGCACGAGGACCCGGTGCGCGAGGTGGCGGTCGGCGACGAAGACGAGGGTGCGGAAGAGGCGGAGCGAGATGACGGGGCCGTAGCGCGCGTGCAGGTCGCGGAGCAGCGGAGCCAAGTCGAAGATGGAGCGCCGCAGCGCCAGGAACTTGACGAGGAAGAGCAGCGCCGGTGGACCCGGCGGGAGGCGGCCGGCGTCGGCCTTGCGGTTCTTGCGGCCGCGGACGAGGAGGACCAACCAGAGGGAGACTAGGGCGATGGTGACAGTAGTAGCGCAGAGGAGGAACAGAGGCGTCGTCGTGGAGGTGGAGTCCTTCTCCATTGCTGGCGGCCTGGCAGATCAGGGAAGCGACTGCTGTGGCTGCCGGTGGCCGATGCCTCCGGCTCCGGTCAGGGATTTGATTTCTCGGCGCGACGTTATCGGCGGCGCTTGGAAACGCATGGCGACCTTTAAAATTGCTGCTGCTCCGTTTTCGGGAGAGAAATATCTCGATCGTACACTTGCCAGCATCGCTGTCGGTCTTGTTTAGtggtaattttttttattttaacacgatagtattttcgtttatatttgataattattgttcaatcataaactatTTAGGTTTAAatgatttgtctcataaattaaaataaactatatagttagttatattttttgtttatatttaatgtttcatacatttatttaaaattttgatgtgatataaatttttaaaaaattaggAACTAAAACGAGACTAAAGAAGAAGCGTGCATGGTGGAGCTCCATCGGGAGAGGTGGTGCAACATCATATCGTGTGTGGATGGAGCGCACACGAGTTATCTCGACGGTCGACGCACAAGAGTTTCCTCCAGAATTTATAGGAAACCGACGAACGCGGGATGGAATCTGTGCcttgagaaaagaaaaaaaaaactagatacTCCGTATAATTAATCAGGGCTGGAGAGGCCAACTATCCAGTTGCAGGACTGCCTTCGATCACAGTTCAGGCCAAGTCATCCACGATGACTAAAGAGCACCTACCAGCAAAGAAACAGTGTAAATTCTTGATTTGATTATAGAATCAAAGTAACCAAGTTTAACTGAGTTTTTAAACCTAGTATCGACATTTAAGACTCCAATCAGGGATAttctataaaaaaaaatatttattattttacGACAGATACAGCGATACATATTTAGTATGATACAAAAACTTAAGATAGCTTGACCGAGCTACTCTACAATTGTCTTTTTAAGGGTGCAGAGAGTACATTGTTATTATATCTCTATATAAACAGTACAAAAACCATTCCCTACAAGCTGCCACAACAGTTTCCTACACACCAAAAATACATAAAAGATCATATGGCAACTGGCTCTACACATGCCACTGCACGTCGTAAAATATACAACCTCAATCTATCTTTTAAACGGCTGCCCTGTTTGGATCCCATAGTCTGAAATTTATCCATTAAACTTTAGATCACTTTATTAGGACAAAGAGTCTAAAGTATTATCTAAGGTTTAGATAACCTCTCAAAAATATTTTAGACCATAAAAGCTAGCTAAAATGGCCTAAAGTTTGAGTCTTCAATTTTAACCGACTAAACTTTAGACTAgaatccaaacaggccctaacctCGGTAGATTATTAGGATAtgtagtgtgtgtgtgttttccaTTGGATTTTGGTTTTATACCCTCGATACTCAGGATAGTTAATCCTGAGCTCATCTTCCAGGTTTAGAAGAAAAACATTCTAGTAAAATGAGGAAACTGTTCCATTCTTATTTCGATGAGAAAAAAATTGCAGCACTTAAAAAGTTAcaatcaaatgaaaaaaatgttCATATGGTGAGAATGTGTCCCATTTGAATAAAAATGTCTTTGGCTAGAAGATGAAAACATGAGTTCCGTACAAGcataagagaaaagaaaaaaaaatgttccATCCCAAAATTTAGCCATTGTTTGTATTATGCCCCATCCACAAGACAAATTGTTCCATCCCAAAACTCAGGACTTCATATCTTTATTATCAGAAAATGGTACACAATGGAAATAATGTTTTTAATTTAATTATAGTAAAAAGTATATATGTGCATGTGACAAGCAAAGTATTAtgggaaactaataaaaaaccaACGTATATTTCAAAGCAGGGAGAGATAAATTAattaagaaaaaaagaagaaaaaaatataaaagaagggAAACCAAATTGAaaatgtaatcctccatggaaagaaagaaaacaaacaaataaaaattaaaataaaacaaaGAGAGAAACAATGGatttaaataaatgaaaatattaAATATCAAATACCTGGACTCTAAAGTCTAAACTCGGAATTCACGTGGCACTTGGGCCGTAGCGGCATCTGCAGAGACAAAGCAAGTGGGCCTTCGAATTTGACTACTACGGTCTACGGGCCAAGAGAGCAGGTTGGGCTTTGGTACAGACCGTACAAGCTAGGTAACACTGCACCAGGACCAGGTGCAGACGGCGACTCCTTCCAAAGATGGTGACACGAGGCGACACCAAAGGAAATCAGTGTGTGTGTTGGAGTGACGACACCGTCCATGTCCATTCATGCAAAAATACTAACCCCAGCCGTGGAATCAGCATCTAATCAGACCATTTTTTCTATCTAACAATGAAACGACGCACTGGACGTTCGAGGGGAAAAAAGAGAATTTGTTAGCACAGTAGATAAAACATATCTAGGATACCAAAAAGAAATTGATTTTATTTTTTGAAGGGCAGTGCTTCCAACCAGCAGAGATTAAAGCTCTGGTTTTTGTGCAAGTGCAACAGGAGACTGACTTCACACGCTTTGGTTCTTGGTATTAGCTAAGCACATCAATGCACCGCCCTGGAATCAAATGCACCTCATGATCACAGGAATTATTATTATCTATCTACTGCATATGAGACAGCATGGTACATGTGATGGAAAGTTGAGTGACAGACAGGCTTCAAGCGCTCTTGCATTGACAATGATGGAAAGAACATTCAACAACTTGAAGAGCATTCCTCGACGGTCTTGGTGCTTGAAAGTATCATTGTCACTGCTAAGCTGGCTGTTCGTCTTTTTAGCAGAATTGCATCTGTATGCTTGTCAGCTAGCCTGCAAAATACAAGGCTTGACACATTTGAATAAAAATGTTTTAGAAGAAATGACATATATGAATATAGAAGGAAGCTTTAGATAAGCTTTGTGATAAAGAGAAGGTCAACTGATCCAAAAGGAGAGA is a window encoding:
- the LOC8066491 gene encoding translationally-controlled tumor protein homolog, yielding MLVYQDLLSGDELLSDSFQYKEIFDGVLWEVEGKWVVKGAVDVDIGANPSAEGGEDEGVDDQTERVVDIVDTFRLQEQPTFDKKTFVTNIKRYIKNLTGKLEPEKADEFKKGIEGATKFLLSKLKDLQFFVGESMHDDGSLVFAYYKEGATDPTFLYFAHGLKEIKC
- the LOC8066492 gene encoding cytochrome P450 89A2 isoform X1, with amino-acid sequence MEKDSTSTTTPLFLLCATTVTIALVSLWLVLLVRGRKNRKADAGRLPPGPPALLFLVKFLALRRSIFDLAPLLRDLHARYGPVISLRLFRTLVFVADRHLAHRVLVQGGATFADRPPPVDPNSLFTTGGHDVSSSPYGAYWRLVRRNLAAEALQPARVALFAPARRWACDGLVDRLCDAGAAGGDDDAGRAVTLRPFLRRAMFELLVYMCFGARLGQEALDEIEGLQHQALLSLTAFPVFAFFPAVTKRIFRSRWEAYVAVRRRQDEVFVPLIHATRGNDDPPCYADSLRALRVPEEAGDRPLTDAEMVSLCSEFLNGGTDTTVTLVEWIMAELVNHPDVQAKVHDEVVRSSNGDDVQVQAMAPYLKAVVLEGLRLHPPGHFVLPHGVRGDDGADVGGYKVPRGAEVNFLVAEIGRDETVWTAAREFRPDRFVDGGEGCDVDITGSREIKMMPFGAGRRMCPGYSLGIHHAEYFVARMVRDLEWRPPVDGAAVDMAEELDFTTVMKLPLRARIIARH
- the LOC8066492 gene encoding cytochrome P450 89A2 isoform X2, with amino-acid sequence MEKDSTSTTTPLFLLCATTVTIALVSLWLVLLVRGRKNRKADAGRLPPGPPALLFLVKFLALRRSIFDLAPLLRDLHARYGPVISLRLFRTLVFVADRHLAHRVLVQGGATFADRPPPVDPNSLFTTGGHDVSSSPYGAYWRLVRRNLAAEALQPARVALFAPARRWACDGLVDRLCDAGAAGGDDDAGRAVTLRPFLRRAMFELLVYMCFGARLGQEALDEIEGLQHQALLSLTAFPVFAFFPAVTKRIFRSRWEAYVAVRRRQDEVFVPLIHATRGNDDPPCYADSLRALRVPEEAGDRPLTDAEMAKVHDEVVRSSNGDDVQVQAMAPYLKAVVLEGLRLHPPGHFVLPHGVRGDDGADVGGYKVPRGAEVNFLVAEIGRDETVWTAAREFRPDRFVDGGEGCDVDITGSREIKMMPFGAGRRMCPGYSLGIHHAEYFVARMVRDLEWRPPVDGAAVDMAEELDFTTVMKLPLRARIIARH